TCGCGGTAGGCTCGGGCGGCCTGCTCCAGGGGCGTCAGGGCCTGGCGTTCGGCCTCGGGCATGGCCGCGCGCAGGGCGTCCTGCTCGGTGAGCAGGGCGGCGAAGCCCTCGTCCACCAGCCGCAGGGCCTGTTCGCCGGGGCGGGCGAGGTAGTCCTTGGCCAGCCCGCGCAGGGTCAGGAAGCGGGCCTGGACGCGGGTCGCGGCGTCGAAGGCGGCGAAGCGTTCCCCGCGCCCGGCCTGGGGCCGCAGGCGTTCCAGCAGGGTGGCCACGCCTTGTTCCAGCTCTCCGGCGCTGCTGACCACGCCGCCCAGCAGGGTGGTCCGCTCCTGCTGGAGACGGGCGTAGGTGTTGAAGTTGTCGGTGTAGGTTTGGGCGTGGGCAACGATGGCATCCACGGTGGCCTGGTCCGCCGGGATCTTGTAGGTGGCGCGGGTGGCCTTGGCCGTTTCGGCCAGGGCGGCCATGTGGGTGTTGAAGCCCTTGGCCATTTCCGGGTCATGGTCCAGGAAGTAGTACAGGGCACTGACGCGGGCGTTGAACATGGCGACGTTTATGGCGTTCATGTCCTCGGCCTTGGCGCTTCTGTTCTTGACGCCGAGCATGCTGTTCCAGCTCAGGCCCGCCACGGTGGCCGTGAGCAGCAGGACCAGGGCGAACCCCAGTCCGAGCTTCATCCCCAACCTCATGTTCTTGAACATCGTCTCCTCCTCGTGCGCGGGGGCGAGCCCATCGGCGCAGTAACCCGGATTGGTGCAAAGCGAAGGTGAATGGGAGGGGTGCAGACACCATAGCCTTTCCTGTGGCCAGGTCAAAGGAGAATATAGGAATAGAGTATCAATTGGCGGGTTCGGGGCGCGGCGGCCCGGGCCGGTTGCCCGGCTAGCCCAGCAGGCCGTGTTTGCCCAGGAGCTGATAGAAGCGCGCGGGCCGCAGCCCGGCCAGGCGGCAGGCCACGCGCCGGTCACCCGCCGCATGGCGCATCAGTTCTGCGAAGTAGCGCTGCTCGGTTTCGTCCACGGCCTGGGCCCGGAAGGCGCGCCAGGAGGGGAAGCCCGTGCCCGGCGCTGGCTCTTGGGGGGCGGCGGTTTCGCCGCGCCGCCCGGCGGCCTTGCGGGCGATGCG
This genomic window from Desulfocurvus vexinensis DSM 17965 contains:
- a CDS encoding methyl-accepting chemotaxis protein, whose amino-acid sequence is MKLGLGFALVLLLTATVAGLSWNSMLGVKNRSAKAEDMNAINVAMFNARVSALYYFLDHDPEMAKGFNTHMAALAETAKATRATYKIPADQATVDAIVAHAQTYTDNFNTYARLQQERTTLLGGVVSSAGELEQGVATLLERLRPQAGRGERFAAFDAATRVQARFLTLRGLAKDYLARPGEQALRLVDEGFAALLTEQDALRAAMPEAERQALTPLEQAARAYRDGFAAYAQATDRQIQARTAMAAAATELISSAEAFGARQNEIMREGMDADLRVILAGAAVALVLGVVAALMITRAITGPVRQGVGFAQAIAAGDLTARIDVNQKDEIGQLAAALQEMVAKLSEVVGEVQSAGENVASGSEEL